A genomic window from Vigna radiata var. radiata cultivar VC1973A chromosome 2, Vradiata_ver6, whole genome shotgun sequence includes:
- the LOC106755992 gene encoding uncharacterized protein LOC106755992, whose product MAMNQKPVFGYVVIYVKDVAASVAFYAKAFGYDVRRIDESNRWGELETGSTTIAFTPIHQHETDNLTGAVHSSGSGGERPPMEVCFVYSDVDAAFKRAVENGAVAVREPEGKEWGQKVGYVRDIDGNVVRMGSHVKPPK is encoded by the exons ATGGCAATGAATCAGAAACCGGTTTTTGGGTACGTGGTGATCTACGTGAAAGACGTAGCTGCCTCGGTGGCTTTCTATGCCAAAGCCTTCGGCTATGACGTTCGTCGCATAGACGAGTCTAACAg atGGGGAGAGTTGGAAACGGGGAGCACAACTATCGCTTTCACTCCGATTCACCAGCACGAGACCGATAATCTAACCGGTGCGGTTCACAGCTCTGGATCTGGTGGAGAAAGACCACCCATGGAGGTTTGTTTTGTTTACTCCGACGTAGATGCTGCTTTTAAG CGTGCGGTGGAGAATGGAGCGGTGGCTGTGAGGGAGCCGGAGGGAAAGGAGTGGGGCCAGAAGGTTGGGTACGTCAGAGATATTGACGGCAACGTTGTTAGAATGGGAAGCCATGTCAAACCACCCAAATGA
- the LOC106756644 gene encoding sec14 cytosolic factor, whose product MPSVYMGGRVDNSTSSMGTNSKENSVVAGKNTYKNLLVASRPKGFAQRNYEQLVSFTHGDFGSSVVGRATFFLLKVAALETVRRLSKSKCPCVWRGLQGLQILVYPPFKWIQRWAPFRGLVKSMQVLSRPLLVLSIATVFTDQPQCSDGTSDCVVDSPESEVSAELSPAQPISNTSHSEIDPEVLEYENWLTLLNQELENQGISLPERINDDELHRFYAASNNDFSCFLASIKKTIRWRESYRFFSGEELETWSNMVFWHGFDVLHRPCLVVRLGIACRSLASEDRLQFAQAIISQVEYGVLHLVDADNPQIAVLVDCEGLSPLRIPMKVMRTCSSILQDYFPNRLGCLFVIRLPAIVRVIAQTFIQVLKPTTKKKLKLGGEIYWKELFDNFPTPPSYLGGRCTCMRCSKIGNWDMLQPHSTGTNIIDREQDISDNGGLPSLPSNELDARQVSNSDQLLRKAVISFLVFWVFIALGAGIYDPGSLHLAP is encoded by the exons ATGCCTTCAGTTTACATGGGGGGTAGGGTGGATAATTCTACCTCGAGCATGGGAACTAATTCTAAAGAAAACAGCGTTGTCGCTGGGaaaaatacatacaaaaacCTTCTGGTTGCATCACGGCCTAAAGGTTTTGCACAAAGAAATTATGAACAACTTGTGTCATTCACCCATGGTGACTTTGGAAGCAGTGTTGTGGGTCGTGccactttttttttactcaaagtTGCTGCATTAGAGACCGTGAGGAGGTTATCCAAGAGTAAATGCCCGTGTGTATGGCGAGGCCTCCAGGGTCTACAAATCCTTGTCTATCCACCTTTCAAATGGATTCAGAGGTGGGCACCCTTCAGGGGTTTGGTGAAGAGCATGCAG GTACTATCAAGACCACTTTTAGTTCTTTCGATTGCAACAGTCTTTACCGATCAACCACAATGTAGTGATGGAACCTCAGACTGTGTTGTTGATTCTCCTGAATCTGAGGTATCTGCCGAACTATCTCCTGCACAGCCTATCTCGAATACAAG TCATTCTGAGATAGATCCTGAAGTTTTAGAATATGAAAACTGGTTGACTCTACTTAATCAAGAGTTGGAAAATCAAGGGATTAGTTTGCCAGAAAG AATCAATGATGATGAGCTCCACAGATTTTACGCAGCTTCTAATAATGACTTTTCATGCTTCCTTGCCTCAATCAAGAAGACAATACGGTGGCGGGAGAGTTATAGATTTTTTTCAGGAGAAGAGCTGGAAACTTGGTCAAATATGGTGTTCTGGCATGGATTTGATGTTTTGCACAGACCTTGCCTCGTTGTAAGGCTTGGGATAGCTTGTCGCTCTTTGGCGTCTGAAGATAGACTTCAGTTTGCTCAGGCAATTA TATCACAGGTAGAATATGGAGTCTTGCACTTGGTAGATGCAGACAACCCTCAAATTGCAGTATTGGTGGACTGTGAAGGGTTATCTCCGTTGAGAATTCCCATGAAAGTGATGAGAACTTGTTCATCCATTCTGCAAGATTACTTTCCCAATCGACTTGGTTGTTTGTTTGTCATCCGACTACCAGCAATTGTTCGTGTTATTGCCCAGACTTTTATTCAG GTTCTAAAGCCAACAACTAAGAAGAAGTTGAAATTAGGGGGAGAGATATATTGGAAAgaactttttgacaattttcCGACACCACCATCATATCTTGGAGGAAGGTGCACTTGCATGAGATGTTCTAAAATTGGCAACTGGGATATGCTGCAACCTCATTCAACTGGGACAAACATAATTGATAGGGAGCAGGATATCAGTGACAATGGGGGATTGCCATCACTGCCATCTAATGAATTAGATGCCCGCCAAGTCAGTAATTCTGACCAGCTTTTGAGAAAGGCCGTTATAAGTTTTCTcgtattttgggtttttatagCTCTTGGTGCTGGAATTTACGATCCTGGTAGTCTTCATTTAGCACCATAA
- the LOC106756283 gene encoding UDP-glucuronic acid decarboxylase 6: MATNSSNGATKQPPMPSPLRFSKFFQSNMRILVTGGAGFIGSHLVDRLMENEKNEVVVADNFFTGSKDNLKKWIGHPRFELIRHDVTEQLLIEVDQIYHLACPASPIFYKYNPVKTIKTNVIGTLNMLGLAKRVGARILLTSTSEVYGDPLVHPQPESYWGNVNPIGVRSCYDEGKRVAETLMFDYHRQHGIEIRIARIFNTYGPRMNIDDGRVVSNFIAQALRGEPLTVQVPGTQTRSFCYVSDMVDGLIRLMEGENTGPINIGNPGEFTMIELAENVKELINPAVEIKMVENTPDDPRQRKPDITNAKELLGWEPKVKLRDGLPLMEEDFRLRLGVPKKN; encoded by the exons ATGGCAACGAATTCTTCCAATGGAGCAACAAAGCAACCCCCAATGCCGTCCCCCTTGcgtttttcaaagttttttcaG TCCAATATGAGAATTCTGGTTACTGGAGGAGCTGGATTTATTGGCTCTCACCTAGTTGACAGAttgatggaaaatgaaaaaaatgag GTTGTTGTTGCTGACAATTTCTTCACTGGATCTAAAGACAACCTTAAAAAATGGATTGGCCATCCAAGATTTGAGTTAATCCGCCAtg ATGTCACAGAGCAATTGTTGATTGAGGTTGATCAAATCTATCATCTTGCATGTCCCGCTTCTCCAATTTTCTACAAATACAATCCTGTAAAG acaataaaaacaaatgtgaTTGGAACACTGAACATGCTTGGGCTCGCTAAACGTGTGGGAGCAAG GATTTTGCTTACATCTACCTCAGAAGTATATGGAGATCCTCTCGTGCATCCACAACCAGAAAGCTATTGGGGAAATGTTAACCCTATTG GAGTTCGAAGTTGTTATGATGAGGGCAAGCGTGTTGCAGAAACTTTGATGTTTGATTATCATAGGCAGCATGGAATAG AAATACGCATTGCAAGAATCTTTAACACATATGGACCACGCATGAATATTGATGATGGGCGTGTGGTCAGCAACTTCATTGCTCAAGCACTTCG TGGTGAACCCTTAACTGTCCAAGTTCCAGGAACTCAAACTCGCAGTTTCTGCTATGTCTCTGACATG GTTGATGGACTTATACGTCTAATGGAAGGGGAAAACACTGGTCCAATCAACATTGGGAACCCAG GCGAATTTACAATGATTGAACTTGCCGAGAATGTCAAAGAG CTTATTAATCCAGCAGTGGAGATAAAGATGGTTGAGAACACTCCTGACGATCCTCGTCAGAGAAAACCAGACATAACAAATGCAAAGGAATTGCTGGGATGGGAACCAAAGGTAAAGTTGCGAGATGGCCTTCCTCTTATGGAAGAGGATTTCCGTCTGAGGCTTGGGGTTCCCAAGAAAAACTAA
- the LOC106756112 gene encoding UDP-glucuronic acid decarboxylase 6 codes for MASNSSDGDSSKSPKQPPLPSPLRFSKFYQSNMRILITGGAGFIGSHLVDRLMEIEKNEVIVVDNYFTGSKDNLKKWMGHPRFELIRHDITEPLIIEVDQIYHLACPASPIFYKYNPVKTIKTNVIGTLNMLGLAKRVGARILLTSTSEVYGDPLEHPQNESYWGNVNPIGVRSCYDEGKRVAETLMFDYHRQHGLEIRVARIFNTYGPRMNIDDGRVVSNFIAQALRGEPLTVQSPGTQTRSFCYVSDLVDGLIRLMEGSDTGPINLGNPGEFTVLELAEQVKELVNPDVEIKMVENTPDDPRQRKPDITKAKELLNWEPKFQLRDGLPLMEEDFRLRLGVVKK; via the exons ATGGCATCGAATTCTTCTGATGGAGATTCTAGTAAATCACCGAAGCAGCCACCCCTGCCATCTCCCTTGCGTTTCTCCAAATTCTATCAG TCTAACATGAGAATCTTGATCACTGGAGGAGCTGGATTCATTGGTTCTCACCTAGTCGATAGATTGatggaaatagaaaaaaatgag GTCATTGTTGTCGATAACTACTTCACCGGATCAAAGGATAATCTCAAAAAATGGATGGGTCATCCCAGATTTGAGCTTATCCGTCATG ATATCACTGAACCTTTGATAATTGAGGTTGATCAGATCTACCATCTTGCATGCCCTGCATCTCCTATTTTCTACAAATATAATCCGGTGAAG ACAATAAAGACAAATGTGATTGGCACGCTGAACATGCTTGGGCTTGCAAAGCGAGTTGGAGCAAG gatTCTACTTACCTCAACATCGGAGGTATATGGGGATCCTCTTGAGCATCCCCAAAATGAAAGCTATTGGGGAAATGTGAACCCTATTG GAGTTCGTAGTTGTTATGATGAGGGAAAGCGTGTAGCTGAGACTTTGATGTTTGACTATCATAGGCAGCATGGCTTAG AAATACGTGTTGCAAGAATCTTTAACACGTATGGGCCGCGCATGAATATTGACGATGGGCGTGTTGTCAGCAATTTCATTGCTCAAGCACTTCG AGGTGAACCCTTGACGGTCCAGTCTCCAGGGACACAAACTCGCAGTTTCTGCTATGTCTCTGATCTG GTCGATGGCCTTATCCGTCTCATGGAAGGATCCGACACGGGGCCAATCAACCTCGGAAATCCAG GTGAATTTACAGTTCTTGAACTTGCTGAGCAAGTTAAGGAG CTAGTTAATCCAGATGTAGAGATAAAGATGGTGGAAAATACTCCTGATGATCCCCGGCAGAGAAAACCAGACATAACAAAAGCAAAGGAGTTACTTAATTGGGAACCAAAGTTTCAGCTGCGAGATGGTCTGCCTCTCATGGAAGAAGATTTCCGTTTGAGGCTTGgagttgtcaaaaaataa
- the LOC106756575 gene encoding uncharacterized protein LOC106756575: MSEPNSAPRTSAYLDALSQAIHKKLQKALANSSQRRNLLQELFADIALEVDDRAKDVILNKEEDDISPAEDINDGPLCFYDVLADYFVRVSENGKPILDLIVQLWSQSFASHIFALLFHKWLFEFHLDNPEVLLRYSSALVEGATNVFWIDIQTNTRRFRSLFCYLLQDVALDHTRLNKIPSQAQRDTYLLLSRFILFYNKADKIDSFLKQCPAFPTAFLLGGPADIFVTELTDQLQKLKVEPVLLHYLSEMKILQGMELRMTTSTRLKTCLYSFTSPGGPMYPTRAVRHAAWEALDLLFPVGRYPRHLISLFFRLLYPWYWPSSCWNFVVACVQTIFYSLLGFIFSTWHKIAKPKSQ; this comes from the exons ATGTCCGAACCTAATTCAGCGCCCCGAACCTCCGCCTACCTCGACGCGCTCTCTCAGGCGATCCACAAGAAGCTTCAGAAG GCGTTGGCTAATTCGTCGCAGAGGCGCAATTTGTTGCAGGAGTTGTTTGCGGATATAGCTTTGGAAGTCGATGACCGAGCCAAAG ATGTAATTCTGAacaaggaagaagatgacatATCTCCTGCAGAAGATATTAATGATGGTCCTTTATGCTTCTACGATGTGCTTGCTGATTATTTTGTGCGTGTGTCTGAGAACGGGAAACCTATCCTTGACTTGATTGTTCAACTTTGGAGCCAATCGTTTGCCTCTCATATATTTGCCCTCCTGTTTCACAAATGG TTATTTGAATTTCATCTTGATAATCCAGAAGTGCTCCTCCGGTATTCATCTGCTCTGGTTGAAGGTGCCACAAATGTTTTCTG GATTGACATCCAAACAAATACTAGGCGTTTTCGGTCTTTATTCTGT TACCTTCTGCAAGATGTTGCATTAGACCACACTCGATTGAATAAAATTCCTTCCCAG GCTCAGCGTGATACGTATCTCTTGCTCTCAAGATTCattctattttataataaag CTGACAAAATAGACAGCTTCTTAAAACAATGTCCTGCTTTCCCCACTGCTTTTCTACTTGGTGGTCCAGCAGATATATTTGTTACTGAACTCACTGATCAG CTTCAAAAGCTAAAGGTCGAACCTGTGCTTCTTCATTACCTTTCAGAAATGAAGATCCTTCAGG GTATGGAATTGAGAATGACTACTAGTACAAGATTAAAAACTTGTCTGTATAGCTTTACTTCTCCTGGTGGTCCAATGTATCCCACGAGAGCCGTTCGTCATGCAGCTTGGGAAGCATTAGACTTACTTTTTCcg GTGGGACGTTATCCGCGGCATCTTATTAGTTTGTTCTTCAGACTGCTCTATCCTTGGTATTGGCCATCTTCCTGTTGGAACTTCGTCGTTGCTTGTGTTCAGACGATTTTCTACTCGTTGCTGGGGTTTATATTTTCAACGTGGCATAAGATTGCCAAGCCAAAATCGCAATGA